From the Chryseobacterium sp. G0201 genome, the window CATGCGTTGAGAAAAGGAACTGAAATTTTCCACAACCTAAAAGCAATTCTTCATTCAAGAGGTCTTTCTACTGCAGTAGGTGACGAAGGTGGTTTTGCACCAACTTTCAAAGGAACTGAAGATGCTTTGGATACTTTGCTTCAGGCAATAGAAAAAGCGGGTTACAAACCTGGTGATGATGTAATGATCGCATTAGACTGTGCTGCTTCAGAATTCTACAAAGACGGAATTTATGATTACAGAAAATTCCAGACTCCGGATGCTGCACAATTTACGAGCAGTGAGCAGGTTTCTTATTTAGCTGATCTTGCAAACAAATACCCGATTATTTCTATCGAAGACGGTATGCAGGAAAATGACTGGGAAGGTTGGAAAATGTTAACTGACAAGATTGGTGACAGAGTACAATTGGTAGGTGACGATTTATTCGTAACGAATGTTGAAAGATTAGCAAGAGGTGTTGAAGAAGGAATTGCCAACTCAATCCTTGTAAAAGTAAACCAAATTGGTTCTCTTTCTGAAACAATGGCGGCTGTACAAATGGCTCAACACAACAAATTCACTTCAGTAATGTCTCACAGATCAGGTGAAACTGAAGATTCTACAATCGCTGATTTAGCAGTTGCTATGAATTGCGGACAGATCAAAACAGGTTCTGCTTCAAGATCAGACAGAATGGCGAAATACAACCAATTATTGAGAATTGAAGAAGCTCTTGGTGAAACAGCAATTTTCCCAGGTTTAGGAGCATTTAAGATCAAAAGATAATCGAAATTATAAATAACGGCAAGCGATAATTTTTGTTTGCCGTATTTTATGGAATTTAGTAAATTTAGAAAAAAAATAAATAAATGTCAGACAACAAAGTAATATTGAATTACGACGGTAATTCATATGAATATCCAATCGTGGATAGTACTATCGGAGACAGAGGGATCGATATTTCAAAACTAAGAGACCAAACAGGTTTAATCACTCTAGATTTAGGTTACAAAAATACAGGAGCTACACTTAGCGACATTACTTACTTAGACGGGGATAAAGGAGAATTATTCTATAGAGGATATCCTATTGAGCAGATTGCTGAAAAGTCTAACTTCACAGAAGTAATGTATCTTTTGTTACACGGTGAATTACCAACTTCAGATCAATTCAATACCTTCAACGGTAATATCAAAAAATATAACTTCGTAGCAGAGGAGATGAAAAAAATCATCGATGCTTTCCCTCGTTCTGCTCACCCAATGGGAGTTTTATCTTCTTTAACTTCTGCTTTAACTGCCTTCAACCCGAAAGCTGTTAATGTAAACTCTAAAGAAGAAATGGACCTTGCTGCAGAATTGCTTATTGCTAAATTTGCTCACCTTGCTGCTTGGACATACAGAAAAACTCTAGGTTTACCATTAAACCACGGAGATAATAGTCTAAACTATGTAGAGAACTTCTACAAAATGGCGTTCAGATTACCAAATGAAGAGTTTGAAATCAACCCTGTGGTAACTGCTGCTTTAGATAAATTATTAATCCTTCATGCTGACCACGAGCAAAACTGTTCTACATCTACTGTAAGAATGGTTGGTTCTGCTCATACAGGTCTTTTCGCTTCAGTTTCTGCGGGTATTTCTGCACTTTGGGGACCACTTCACGGTGGTGCAAACCAAGCAGTTATCGAAATGCTTGAATTGATCGAAAAAGACGGTGGAGATGTTAACAAGTGGGTTGAAAAAGCTAAAGATAAAAACGACAGCTTCCGTTTGATGGGATTCGGACACAGAGTTTACAAAAACTTCGATCCAAGAGCGAAAATCATCAAAAAAGCTGCTGATGATCTATTAGTTGCATTAGGAATTGAAGACAAAGCTCTTGATATTGCTATGCAGTTAGAAAAAGTAGCATTGGAAGATGAGTACTTCATCGAAAGAAAGTTATATCCAAACGTAGATTTCTACTCAGGAATCATCTACAGAGCATTAGGAATTCCTACAGAAATGTTTACAGTAATGTTTGCATTAGGAAGACTTCCGGGATGGATCGCTCAATGGAAAGAAATGAGATTAAAAGGAGATCCAATCGGAAGACCAAGACAGGTTTACCAAGGAGCTCAAAAAAGAGACTATATCGATTTAGTAAACAGATAATATTTGTTTCAGATAAATATAAATCCCAAAGTTTTTAAGCTTTGGGATTTTTTTTGTTTGAATATTTTACTGTAATTAAGATTCTTTATTTTATTTTAAATCATGAAAAAATATTAATCAGTAATTTTCAGACTTGAAATTTTCTCATTCTTAATCTCAAATTTATACTTTAAAACAATCGGACTCCCATCAAAAGTTCCCGAAACTTTAGTTGTTAAGATGGTTGTTTGATCTTCATTAAAAACATCAATAACTTCTAGTTTGGTTTTGTATTCTTCATTAGTTTTTTCGTTCCAGTCTTTTATTTCTTCTTTTCCTTTGTGAGTTTTTCCTTCATCAAAAACTTTTGGATCATCCGAAAAGCACTCAGAATATGAATTACTGTCAAAATTTTCCTGAGCTTCTAATAGGTTTTTTAAAATAATAGGTAAATCCATTTTTATAATTTTTAGGTTAATTTAAATTGTTGGAATCGTTCCTCCATCAATCACATATTCAGTTCCGGTTAAATAACTTGCTCGTGGAGATACTAAGAATCCTACAAACTCTGCTACATCTTCCGGTTGAGCAGGTCTTCCGATGGGAATTCCACCCAACGCATTCATCACGCTTTGGGTTGCTTCTTCTATTGTTGAATTGGAGCTTTCAGCAATTCTTTCCATCATTCTTGTTGCAGAATCTGTCATGATCCATCCCGGTGAAACCGTCAAAACTCGAACTCCTTTTGATGAAACTTCCTTTGACAAACCTTTGCTGTAATTAATTAAACCCGCTTTTGCAGCCGCATACGGCAAAGTAGAATCATACAGCGGCAATCTCCCCTGAATTGAAGCAATATGAATAATTACGCCACTTTTTTGTTCGATCATTTGTGGTAAAAATCCTCTGTCTAAGCGAACGGGAGCCAGCAAATTTGTTTGAATTGATATTTCCCAATCTTCATCCGTCAAAACAGAAAATCCACCACCTTTTGTTTCCGAACCGCCGAGAGTATTGATTAAAATATCAAGCTTTCTGAATTTTGACAAAACTTCATCAACAACTTTTTGTGTACTTTCAGATTTACTTAAATCAGAAGCGATAAAATGAAGTTTTTCATTCATAATTTCCGGATGATATCTTGCGGTTACAATTACTGTTGCACCTGCGGCTAATAATCTTTCTGCGATGGCCTTTCCTGCGCCTTTTGTTCCACCAGTTACTAAGGCTATTTTATTGCTTAGTTCATTATTAAAATTAAATTGTTCGTTCATACGTTTAAAGTTTGGTACAAATTTCAGGAGTATGATGGGTTTATACAAGTACGGAAATACGATTCATATAGGGATAAATTTTTCCCCTATTGGTGTTTTTAGAACATTGATTAATTTTGTTGTATGTATGAAAGAAAAATTCCGCCTAATTTAAATTGTGGTCTTGACCTAATTGGTGAAGTGCTTTATGGCAAATGGAAGATCCGTTTGTTATGGTTTATCAATGAAGGTTTTCTGCGACCAAGTGAGTTGCAGAGGAAAATTCCGGATGCTTCCCGTAGGGTTTTGAATATTCAGTTGAAAGAATTGGAAGATCATGAGCTTGTTACGAAGAAAATATACCCTGTTGTTCCTCCAAAAGTTGAGTACAGCCTTACTGAATTTGGTAAAACTTTAATTCCGGTAATTTCTGTTTTGGGTGAATGGGGAGATAAAAATGAAGAACGTCTTCGAACGGTTATTCTTAATCGATTAGAAAATAATTCAGAAGAAATAAGCTAAGAAAGTATAGTCAGATAAAAGTAAAACCTGCTTTTGTGAGCAGGTTTTTTATTTTTAATTAAGGACATTGGCATCTGTCGCATGTCCAGATATAGCATTTTCCTGAGTCATCCCATTCGCAGCAGCGTCTTGCTCCACCGATTGCGATGCCTCCTACAATTGATTTTTGTTGATCTCTTCCTAATTTTTGTGCGTGTTTCAGCACTGGATTTTTCTTGTTCATGATTTTGTGATTTGATGTTAATAGTTAAATTTTAATTTTTCGCGAAAATTATATCACTAAGATAGGAATTTATTTTAAATGTTTATTAAATTTTATACGTAAATTAATAATTAGCAATATGTTATATTTAAAATTATCTTTCAAAACCTTAGACGAAAGCAATTAAATCTGTCTTTAATTCAAAAAAACTTAACTAAAAACTGTAGAATTGAGATTTTGCAGTATAAAATTAAAGCTTGTTTATAAAACAGCTCAAAAGTTTCCTAAATACAGACCTTTACTTATATTTGTAGTATTGCATAAATCTTTATGAAACTAAACATTAAAAACGAAACGGGAAGGCTGAGATCTGTAGTTTTAGGCCAACCCAATTCAATGGGACCCGTTCCCACGCTTGAGGAAAGTTATGATGCCAAGTCATATTACTCAATCGAAAACAACATGTATCCAAAAGAAGAGGATATCATCAATGAAATGAATGCTTTTGAAGCGGTTTTAAAAAAATATGATGTAGAAGTGCTGCGTCCGAGTATCATTAAAGATTACAATCAGGTTTTCGCAAGAGATGTAGCTTTTGTGATCGACGATAAAATGATCATTTCAAACGTAATTGCCGATAGAGCAGACGAGCAGGAAGCTTATAAAAATGTTTACGAGAAAGTAGCATGGAGAACAATAATCAATCTTCCGGAAACTGCCCATATTGAAGGCGGAGATGTAATTGTTTGGAATGATTTTCTTTTCATAGGGACATGTTTCAGTGAAGATTACAGAAATTATAAAACTGCAAGAACAAACGAATACGCGATTGAAATTCTAAAGGAATATTTTCCAAAAAAGAGAATTATTGATCTGGAATTAAAGAAAAATGACAGAATTCCATACGAAGGAATCTTGCACTTAGATTGTACATTCAACCCGATAGGAAAGGATAAGTGCATTATTTACAAAAATGGTTTTGTGGATGAAAGCGATTACCGTCTGATCATCGATATTTTTGGTGAAGAAAACTGTTTCCACGTTACAGACGAAGAAATGTTTGAAATGTTTCCCAATATCTTTTCCATCTCTCCTGAAATTGTAGTTTCGGACAAAACATTCACAAGAATGAACAATCACCTGAGAAACGAATGGGGAATGACCGTCGAAGAAATTCCTTACAGAGAAATTTCTAAAATGGGAGGTCTTTTACGTTGTTCAACGATGCCACTTGTTAGGGAGTAGCAGTGTAGTAGGGTTTTAGAGTGGGAGTGTGTAAGAGTTGGACAATATTAGTTTGAGAATAAGGGAAATGTAGGATTTAAGAGTTTATAAAGTATTTGTTTTTTTCTATTTTAGTTGAAAATACAAAGATGTCAATAATTAAATTTCATCAGGATCTGAAGGTCTTTCAAAAATCGGTTGATGTTGCTATGATTATTTTTGAACTTTCGAAGTCTTTTTCTAAGGAGGAACTTTATTCTCTGACCGGTCAAATCAGGAGATCTTCAAGGTCAGTTTCTGCAAATATCAGTGAAGCTTGGGGAAAAAGAAAATATGAAAAATCTTTTGTAGCAAAACTTACAGATTCTGAAGGTGAAGCGAGAGAAACTCAAACATGGCTTCTATTTGCTCTAAAATGTAATTACATTAATGAAGAACAATTTAATAATTTAAACAATCAGTATAATCAAATAATTGGGATGTTGGTCAATATGATGAGTCAGTCACAAAGTTGGTGTACATTTTCGTCAATAAATAAAGAAGAAAAATAATTTATACTAAAAAACTAAAACACTCAGACTCTTAAACCCAAACACCCTCAAACTCAAAACAGATGCAGACAACAGATACAGTATTAATGATAGAGCCGATTGCATTCGGTTACAATGCAGAAACGGCGGAAAACAATTATTTTCAGGTTGAACAGAAAGGTTCTGATATTCAATCTAAGGCTTTGGCAGAATTTAATATTTTCGTTGAGAAATTAAGAAGTAAAGGAATCAATGTGATCACTGTAAAAGACACAATAGATCCTCACACACCAGATTCAATTTTCCCGAATAACTGGGTAAGTTTCCACAAAGACGGAAAAGTAGTTTTGTATCCGATGTTCGCTTCTAACAGAAGAGTGGAAAGAAGAGAAGATATTATTGAAATAATAAAAGAACAAGGTTTTCAAGTTTCTGAAATTGATGACTGGTCGTTACCGGAAATCCAAGGTCACTTTTTGGAAGGAACAGGAAGTATGATTTTCGACCACGACAATAAATTGGCTTACGGTTCGGTTTCTTTAAGATTGGATGAAAGATTGTTCAGAGAATTTTGTGAGAAATATGACTTTACACCTGTTGTTTTTCATTCTTTTCAGACGGTAGGTTCAGAAAGACTTCCGATTTATCATACAAACGTTATGATGTGTGTTGCAGATAAATTCGTTGTAATTTGTCTTGACTGCATCGATAATGAACTGGAAAGAAGCAAAGTAATCGAAACCATTAAAAATTCAGGAAAAGAAATTATTGAAATTTCTGAAGAGCAAATGCAGCAGTTTGCAGGAAATATGCTACAGGTTCAGAATAAAGACGGAGAAAAATTTTTGGTGATGAGCCAGACTGCATTTAAATCTTTAAATGAAAATCAGGTTTCAGCAATTGAAAAATACTGTGAGATTATTTATTCGGATTTAAATACAATTGAGGTAAATGGTGGTGGAAGCGCACGTTGCATGCTTGCCGAGGTTTTCTTGCCAAAAAAATAATCTTCTCATTTGTCATTCTGAACAAAATGAAAGCAATGAAGAATCTATTATTTGAAATTGATTTTTCGTTTGTAGAAATTACAGAGTTTATATTTACAACTTAAATCTAGTGTACTAGAGCAAATACTCTCAGCAGTAGAATAAATATCCAGTACACTAGAACAAGTATCCTGCTAAGCGCAGGAAATCTTAAAAGTCATAAGCATTATCCTTTCTTTACAAAAATAAAAACAGATTGCACAATCTATAATCTTTCCCATAGTAGATTAAAAATGAAGTGACTCATAAAAAAGACGAAGAAAAATGATATATTTATATTCAATTTTTAAATCTTAAAATTATGGGAATACTTAAAGAAGAATATGTTCCGATAGCAGATGCATTATTAAACAGCTTTAGTAGGGATTTGAACTTATTTGAAGCGGAAAATCATTTGTTCAGTGCAGGATATTTAGCATCTATGCAAAATAAAGCCAATGAATTGAGAGCAAAAGAAACAGGTGATGCAGTTCTCGAACAACAAAAATTAGCGACCCAAGAGCTGTACCGGTTGGGAAATGAACTCAACAAGCCAATGAAACTTTTGAATTTGGTTTTTGATAAGGCGGGTGTAAAAACCTCATTGGCAAGTGATATTCTTAAAAAAGTGAAGAAAAGAAATTTTGAAGGAGTACTGCAATCTCTGAAATCATTAAAAGAGATCGTCACTTCTCAATCTGCATTGCTTACCACCAACGGGATGAAAGCAGATACTGAAACCACGTTGCAAAATGCTTTTGATGCCATTACTACAAAAGGCAATGAGCAGACAGACTTTCAACAGCAGAGAAAAGCCTTTACTTCTGCCAATAAAGGCTTGTATAAGGAACTCTATATTTATATAGGTGAAGTTGCTAGATTGGGTAAAATTATCTTTCAGGGGGAGCAGAAAGCTTCGGAATATACGATAGATAATCTTATTGCTATGGTGAATAGCTCTCGAAATAATGCGGGTAATAGTCAACAAAAAGTATAACCTTATTGATCAAAATTGTATGGGTATGTAGCAAGATTATTATTTTATCTATATATTCGTGCTATAAATTTTACGATAACACAGCGTAAGCTATCTTATTGGTTACTGGAAACCGCTAATTTTCAAAAAGAAACCCAATAGATAGACTTACGCCTGCGTCTCATATGGGCGTGGGCGAAGTCTTTCTGGTTTCCCGGTTCTTAGCGGTACCGCAGTAACAGATTGGCTTTAGTTCCACGCCTTTTTGTTTTTTCTAAATACAGAAAATTTCTAAGGTCTGATATAATACGCCAAATTCTGTCGCTTCGCATGTGTATTTTTGATAGACAACATTAAACCAAAGAGATATGAAGCTAAAATATTTAAAAAACAGATCAATAGATATTGAAAATTATGTTAGATTTGCAAAATATTAAATAAAAACACAAAAATGAAAAAGAATTACTCTGCAAAAAGAGTGCATTTTCTATGCGCAACTTCGAAATCAAGAGCATATATAAACTAACAATAACACAAGTATGAAAAAACTTTACATTGGTGCACTTATGGTGTGCACTACTGCTGTATTGTATTCTCAGGAAGTGGTTTGGCAGAAGGATATTAAATCTAATACACAGGATTTTCTGAGCCAGGTTACCACAACCATTGACGGACAGTATTTAATTACAGGAAGCTCCATTCAGAGCAATAAGCTTCAGGCAGGAGGCAGTAAGCAGAATAACGGTTACGATTTTCACTTAGTCAAGCTTAATCAACAAGGTGAAGAGGTTTGGGAGAAATATTTCTCTGGCCAGAATCATGATTTCTTATCTGCAACTGTAGCCACCCAAGAGGGAGGTTTTCTTTTGGCAGGAACATCTTATTCAGGAAAAGGTCTTGACAAAAAAGATGATTCTAAAGGAGGTTCTGAAATCTGGTTGATAAAAATTAATGAGTTTGGAGATGAAATCTGGCAAAAAACAATCGGCTCGTCAGCCGACGAAGAAGCAAGATCAGTAATTCAGACCACAGATTTAGGATTCTTTATAGCTGGTAACGTTCAGAATTCAGCTAAAGGTTACGGTTCAAAGGATATTTTGATTGTAAGACTCGACAAAAACGGAAAAGAATCATCACAATTAATTTTAGGCGGAAAAGGTCTTGATGAAGTTGAAAAAATGATTCCAACTAGAGATGGTGGTGCTTTGCTAGGGATGTATTCCAGAAGCGGAAAAATAGCTGGAAGTGGGAAGATGGATGCCGGAAGTTTTGCAAAGCAAAGTGAGAATTTTGGAGAGGGAGATTATTGGATTATTAAACTTTCGAAAGAAGGCAAAGTTGAATGGGAAAAGAATTTTGGAGGAAAAGGTGACGATCATTTAAGAACATTGGCACTAACATCGGAAGGATTCTTAATCGGAGGTGAAAGCCGTTCAGAGCGATCTGGAAATAAAACTGTTGGAATTGAAGAGGGTACGGATTTATGGTTAATTTCTTTGAATGAAAAAGGTGATGAAATCTGGCAGAAATCTTACAATTTCAAAAACAGAGATGTTTTGATGGGAATGAGTGTTCTTAGCAGGGAGTCGGAAGATGGAAGCGGGAAGTCTACCAAAGGAGTGCTGATCGGAGGATATACTCAGGCGGAAGGAAGAATTGAAAGTGATGATGAGAAATTCTGGATGCTGTATTTAGATGAAAACGGCAACGAACAATGGAGAAAGCACGTTCAGGGTGAGTCAAGTAAGAAAGAAGAAAGATTA encodes:
- the eno gene encoding phosphopyruvate hydratase, with the protein product MSYISYIEARQILDSRGNPTIEVDVFTESGAMGRAAVPSGASTGEHEAVELRDGGSEYMGKGVLKAVENVREVIAPELVGLPVFDQNLLDQIMIELDGTPNKGSLGANAILGVSLAAAKAAAAELKMPLYKYVGGVNANTLPVPMMNVINGGSHSDAPIAFQEFMVMPVKADSFSHALRKGTEIFHNLKAILHSRGLSTAVGDEGGFAPTFKGTEDALDTLLQAIEKAGYKPGDDVMIALDCAASEFYKDGIYDYRKFQTPDAAQFTSSEQVSYLADLANKYPIISIEDGMQENDWEGWKMLTDKIGDRVQLVGDDLFVTNVERLARGVEEGIANSILVKVNQIGSLSETMAAVQMAQHNKFTSVMSHRSGETEDSTIADLAVAMNCGQIKTGSASRSDRMAKYNQLLRIEEALGETAIFPGLGAFKIKR
- a CDS encoding citrate synthase, with the translated sequence MSDNKVILNYDGNSYEYPIVDSTIGDRGIDISKLRDQTGLITLDLGYKNTGATLSDITYLDGDKGELFYRGYPIEQIAEKSNFTEVMYLLLHGELPTSDQFNTFNGNIKKYNFVAEEMKKIIDAFPRSAHPMGVLSSLTSALTAFNPKAVNVNSKEEMDLAAELLIAKFAHLAAWTYRKTLGLPLNHGDNSLNYVENFYKMAFRLPNEEFEINPVVTAALDKLLILHADHEQNCSTSTVRMVGSAHTGLFASVSAGISALWGPLHGGANQAVIEMLELIEKDGGDVNKWVEKAKDKNDSFRLMGFGHRVYKNFDPRAKIIKKAADDLLVALGIEDKALDIAMQLEKVALEDEYFIERKLYPNVDFYSGIIYRALGIPTEMFTVMFALGRLPGWIAQWKEMRLKGDPIGRPRQVYQGAQKRDYIDLVNR
- a CDS encoding nuclear transport factor 2 family protein, which codes for MDLPIILKNLLEAQENFDSNSYSECFSDDPKVFDEGKTHKGKEEIKDWNEKTNEEYKTKLEVIDVFNEDQTTILTTKVSGTFDGSPIVLKYKFEIKNEKISSLKITD
- a CDS encoding SDR family oxidoreductase, translated to MNEQFNFNNELSNKIALVTGGTKGAGKAIAERLLAAGATVIVTARYHPEIMNEKLHFIASDLSKSESTQKVVDEVLSKFRKLDILINTLGGSETKGGGFSVLTDEDWEISIQTNLLAPVRLDRGFLPQMIEQKSGVIIHIASIQGRLPLYDSTLPYAAAKAGLINYSKGLSKEVSSKGVRVLTVSPGWIMTDSATRMMERIAESSNSTIEEATQSVMNALGGIPIGRPAQPEDVAEFVGFLVSPRASYLTGTEYVIDGGTIPTI
- a CDS encoding winged helix-turn-helix transcriptional regulator, with the translated sequence MYERKIPPNLNCGLDLIGEVLYGKWKIRLLWFINEGFLRPSELQRKIPDASRRVLNIQLKELEDHELVTKKIYPVVPPKVEYSLTEFGKTLIPVISVLGEWGDKNEERLRTVILNRLENNSEEIS
- a CDS encoding dimethylarginine dimethylaminohydrolase family protein; its protein translation is MKLNIKNETGRLRSVVLGQPNSMGPVPTLEESYDAKSYYSIENNMYPKEEDIINEMNAFEAVLKKYDVEVLRPSIIKDYNQVFARDVAFVIDDKMIISNVIADRADEQEAYKNVYEKVAWRTIINLPETAHIEGGDVIVWNDFLFIGTCFSEDYRNYKTARTNEYAIEILKEYFPKKRIIDLELKKNDRIPYEGILHLDCTFNPIGKDKCIIYKNGFVDESDYRLIIDIFGEENCFHVTDEEMFEMFPNIFSISPEIVVSDKTFTRMNNHLRNEWGMTVEEIPYREISKMGGLLRCSTMPLVRE
- a CDS encoding four helix bundle protein, with product MSIIKFHQDLKVFQKSVDVAMIIFELSKSFSKEELYSLTGQIRRSSRSVSANISEAWGKRKYEKSFVAKLTDSEGEARETQTWLLFALKCNYINEEQFNNLNNQYNQIIGMLVNMMSQSQSWCTFSSINKEEK
- the ctlX gene encoding citrulline utilization hydrolase CtlX; protein product: MQTTDTVLMIEPIAFGYNAETAENNYFQVEQKGSDIQSKALAEFNIFVEKLRSKGINVITVKDTIDPHTPDSIFPNNWVSFHKDGKVVLYPMFASNRRVERREDIIEIIKEQGFQVSEIDDWSLPEIQGHFLEGTGSMIFDHDNKLAYGSVSLRLDERLFREFCEKYDFTPVVFHSFQTVGSERLPIYHTNVMMCVADKFVVICLDCIDNELERSKVIETIKNSGKEIIEISEEQMQQFAGNMLQVQNKDGEKFLVMSQTAFKSLNENQVSAIEKYCEIIYSDLNTIEVNGGGSARCMLAEVFLPKK
- a CDS encoding T9SS type A sorting domain-containing protein, with the translated sequence MKKLYIGALMVCTTAVLYSQEVVWQKDIKSNTQDFLSQVTTTIDGQYLITGSSIQSNKLQAGGSKQNNGYDFHLVKLNQQGEEVWEKYFSGQNHDFLSATVATQEGGFLLAGTSYSGKGLDKKDDSKGGSEIWLIKINEFGDEIWQKTIGSSADEEARSVIQTTDLGFFIAGNVQNSAKGYGSKDILIVRLDKNGKESSQLILGGKGLDEVEKMIPTRDGGALLGMYSRSGKIAGSGKMDAGSFAKQSENFGEGDYWIIKLSKEGKVEWEKNFGGKGDDHLRTLALTSEGFLIGGESRSERSGNKTVGIEEGTDLWLISLNEKGDEIWQKSYNFKNRDVLMGMSVLSRESEDGSGKSTKGVLIGGYTQAEGRIESDDEKFWMLYLDENGNEQWRKHVQGESSKKEERLSDIKFNRDGSIVLAGTSAEELGKENWKIIKLGDKQIDQLIVKQDIKIYPNPVSDYTYVEIGFDFKDAEIILYDMSGRQLQSLKTKNKVTKINTQALIQGAYLIVIKTDTNKTANAKLIKK